The Solea senegalensis isolate Sse05_10M linkage group LG4, IFAPA_SoseM_1, whole genome shotgun sequence genome includes a region encoding these proteins:
- the emc3 gene encoding ER membrane protein complex subunit 3 — protein sequence MAEPELLLDSNIRLWVVLPIVFITFLVGVIRHYVSILLQSDKKLTLEQVSDSQVLIRSRILRENGKYIPKQSFLMRKFYFNNQEDGFFKKTKRKVVPPSPMTDPSMLTDMMKGNVTNVLPMILIGGWINWTFSGFVTTKVPFPLTLRFKPMLQQGIELLSLDASWVSSASWYFLNVFGLRSMYSLILGQDNGADQSRIMQEQMSGAAMAMPADTNKAFKAEWEALELTDHQWALESVEEDLMSRELDFDGMFSKELPSGIF from the exons ATGGCGGAGCCGGAGCTTCTGCTGGACTCCAATATCCGACTGTGGGTGGTATTGCCCATTGTCTTCATAACCTTTCTTGTTGGGGTGATACGGCATTATGTCTCCATTCTTCTTCAGAGTGACAAGAAGCTGACTCTAGAACAGGTTTCTGACAG CCAGGTTCTTATTCGGAGCAGAATTCTcagagaaaatggaaaatacatTCCCAAGCAG TCCTTTTTGATGAGGAAGTTTTACTTCAATAATCAAGAAGATGGATTTTTCAAGAAGACCAAAAGAAAGGTTGTTCCACCCTCTCCAATGACAG ATCCCAGCATGCTGACAGACATGATGAAAGGCAACGTCACCAATGTGCTTCCCATGATCCTCATTGGTGGCTGGATCAACtggacattttcaggatttgttACAA CTAAGGTTCCGTTCCCTCTTACGCTGCGCTTCAAGCCCATGCTGCAGCAAGGAATAGAGCTACTCTCGCTGGATGCATCctg GGTGAGCTCAGCATCGTGGTATTTCCTGAATGTGTTTGGACTTCGAAGCATGTACTCGTTAATTCTGGGGCAAGATAATG GCGCAGACCAGTCGAGGATTATGCAGGAGCAGATGAGTGGTGCTGCCATGGCCATGCCTGCAGATACAAATAAAGCATTTAAG GCTGAATGGGAGGCACTGGAACTGACTGACCATCAGTGGGCGCTGGAGAGCGTTGAGGAGGATCT